From the genome of Frateuria soli:
CGTCAACCTCAACAAGATCGCCGTGTTGCGCAATTCCCGCGGCGGCAGCGAACCGGACATCCTGCGTGCCGCCCAGACATGCATCGAAGCCGGTTGCGGCGGCATCACCGTGCATCCGCGACCCGACCTTCGCCACGTGCGTCCCGATGACGTTCGTGCGCTGGCCGGAATGTTGCGGGGAAAGGTCGAGTACAACATCGAGGGCAATCCGTTCGCGCCGGCGCGCGGCGCCTATCCAGGGCTGATCGCGCTGGCCCGCGAGGTGCGTCCCACCCAGGTAACACTGGTGCCCGACAGCGATGGCCAGATTACCTCCGACCATGGCTTCGATCTTCTCGCCGACTGCGAGCGACTGCGTCCGCTGGTGGCCGAATTGCGGGGAATCGGCTGTCGCGTGAGCCTGTTCGTGGATGCCGGCGCGGTCGGCTTCGACCGGGCCGTGGCGATCGGCGCCGAGCGCATCGAGATCTATACCGGCCCCTACGCGGAGGCGTTCGCGCAAGGCGACGCACGCGATGCGCTGGCCGCTTGCGCGGATACCGCGCGACGGGCACAGCAGGCCGGGCTGGCAGTGAACGCCGGACACGATCTCAGCCAGGCGAACCTGGGCGGGTTCAAGGCCGCCATCCCCGGCCTGGCGGAGGTATCGATCGGGCACGCACTGATTGGCGAGGCGCTCTACGACGGCCTGGCGCCCACGGTGCGCCGCTACATCCAGATCCTGCGCTGAGCGACGGAGCACCCTTGCGGTGGGCTCCGGCCACCCGGCAGATTCGCAGCAGGGGAGAAGGCGGGCCGCCGCTCCTTCCCGGCTTGCGGAGCGTTCACGGGAAGCGACGTACTCCCCGCAAAGCAAAACCCCCGCTTGCGCGGGGGTTTGCCGGTAGCGTCGATCCGCCTGAGATCATTGCGCTTCGGTAAAGCCGATCTTGGTCAATCCATAGCTCTTGGCGTCGGACAGCACGCGCGCCACCGCCTCGTAGGCCACGCCGTCATCCGCGTTGATCTGGATTTCCGGCTGGTTGGTCTGCTGGGCGATGACCGCCATCTGCGCCTTCATGCCCAGCTCGTCCACCGGCGTGTCGTTCCAGTACAGCGCACCGGCACGGTCGATCTTGAGCCGGACGGGCTCGAGCGGGTTTTCCGGCTGGACGATGTTCGGGTTCGGCTGCGGCAGGTCGATCTTCACCTTGTGGGTGAGCATCGGCGCCGTGATCATGAAGATGATCAAGAGCACCAGCATCACGTCGACCAGCGGCGTGACGTTGATGTCGGCCATCGGGCCGCTGGTGTTTCCGGAACTGAAAGCCATCGTCCTTACTCCTTGCCGGTCGTCATGAAGGCGACGTGGACCATGCCTGCCGCCTTGGCGTCGGTGAGGATCTTGCGGACGTACTTGTACTCAGTGTCCTTGTCCGCGCGAAGCTGGATTTCCGGCTGCGGCGTCTTGGACGCCGCCACCGCGAACTGTGCCTTCAGCTCCGCCTCGGTCACCTCGGCATCGTTGAGATACATCGAGCCGTCCGGCTTCAGGGCCACGTCCATGGGCTCGATGTAACCGGTA
Proteins encoded in this window:
- a CDS encoding ExbD/TolR family protein, with product MAMSTGGNSGGPMSEINVTPLVDVMLVLLIIFMITAPLMSHRVIVPLPNANPKAPDTGYIEPMDVALKPDGSMYLNDAEVTEAELKAQFAVAASKTPQPEIQLRADKDTEYKYVRKILTDAKAAGMVHVAFMTTGKE
- a CDS encoding pyridoxine 5'-phosphate synthase; protein product: MTLLSVNLNKIAVLRNSRGGSEPDILRAAQTCIEAGCGGITVHPRPDLRHVRPDDVRALAGMLRGKVEYNIEGNPFAPARGAYPGLIALAREVRPTQVTLVPDSDGQITSDHGFDLLADCERLRPLVAELRGIGCRVSLFVDAGAVGFDRAVAIGAERIEIYTGPYAEAFAQGDARDALAACADTARRAQQAGLAVNAGHDLSQANLGGFKAAIPGLAEVSIGHALIGEALYDGLAPTVRRYIQILR
- a CDS encoding ExbD/TolR family protein, producing the protein MAFSSGNTSGPMADINVTPLVDVMLVLLIIFMITAPMLTHKVKIDLPQPNPNIVQPENPLEPVRLKIDRAGALYWNDTPVDELGMKAQMAVIAQQTNQPEIQINADDGVAYEAVARVLSDAKSYGLTKIGFTEAQ